In one window of Leifsonia sp. NPDC080035 DNA:
- the sucB gene encoding 2-oxoglutarate dehydrogenase, E2 component, dihydrolipoamide succinyltransferase: protein MSESVSLPALGESVTEGTVTRWLKNVGDRVEVDEPLLEVSTDKVDTEIPSPVAGVVEAILVQEDETVEVGTPLVTIGDGSGSGAAPEAAAPEAAAPAEAAAPAQEAAPAQEAAPAQEAPAAPAPAPAAPAQEAPAAPAPAQEAPAAAPAPAQEAPAAAPAPAQEAPAAPAAAAPAPAAAPAPAAAAPAPAATPAPAAAAPAPAAGGAHAGNAGYVTPIVRKLANEQGVDLSTVTGTGVGGRIRKEDILSAAAPAAAPAAAPAAAPAAEVSPLRGTTQPMSRLRKVVAERAVVSMQSTAQLTSVVEVDVTKVAALRDRVRGDFQAKTGVKLSFLPFFALAAAEALKTYPVINATVDGDSIVYPDHENISIAVDTERGLLTPVIRNASDLDIAQLAAEIADLAGRTRDNRLKPDELAGGTFTLTNTGSRGALFDTPLVFLPQVAILGTGIVTKKPVVVSADGSDSIAIRSTVYLALSYDHRIVDGADAARFLVAVKNRLEGGDFEGSLGI from the coding sequence ATGAGCGAATCCGTCAGCCTCCCGGCACTCGGTGAGAGTGTCACGGAAGGCACGGTCACCCGCTGGCTGAAGAACGTTGGCGACCGTGTCGAGGTGGACGAGCCCCTGCTCGAAGTCTCGACCGACAAGGTCGACACCGAGATCCCGTCGCCCGTCGCGGGCGTCGTCGAGGCGATCCTGGTGCAGGAGGACGAGACGGTCGAGGTGGGCACCCCGCTCGTGACCATCGGCGACGGCTCCGGCTCGGGCGCTGCGCCCGAGGCGGCCGCTCCCGAGGCTGCGGCTCCGGCTGAGGCTGCTGCTCCGGCTCAGGAGGCGGCTCCCGCTCAGGAGGCGGCTCCCGCTCAGGAGGCGCCGGCTGCTCCCGCTCCCGCTCCCGCTGCCCCGGCCCAGGAGGCTCCGGCTGCTCCCGCCCCCGCTCAGGAGGCTCCGGCTGCTGCTCCGGCCCCAGCTCAGGAGGCTCCGGCCGCTGCTCCGGCCCCGGCTCAGGAGGCACCCGCCGCTCCGGCCGCTGCCGCTCCGGCCCCCGCGGCTGCTCCGGCCCCTGCGGCTGCTGCTCCGGCCCCCGCCGCCACTCCGGCCCCCGCGGCTGCTGCCCCGGCCCCGGCCGCCGGTGGCGCGCACGCCGGCAACGCCGGCTACGTGACCCCGATCGTCCGCAAGCTCGCCAACGAGCAGGGCGTCGACCTGTCCACGGTCACCGGCACCGGTGTCGGCGGACGCATCCGCAAGGAGGACATCCTCAGCGCAGCGGCCCCCGCCGCCGCTCCGGCTGCCGCCCCCGCCGCCGCCCCGGCCGCCGAGGTCTCGCCGCTGCGTGGCACGACCCAGCCGATGTCGCGTCTGCGCAAGGTCGTCGCCGAGCGCGCGGTCGTGTCGATGCAGTCGACCGCCCAGCTCACCTCGGTCGTCGAGGTGGACGTCACCAAGGTCGCGGCGCTCCGCGACCGCGTGAGGGGCGACTTCCAGGCCAAGACCGGCGTCAAGCTCTCCTTCCTGCCGTTCTTCGCCCTGGCCGCGGCCGAGGCGCTGAAGACCTACCCCGTCATCAACGCCACCGTCGACGGCGACAGCATCGTGTACCCGGACCACGAGAACATCTCGATCGCGGTCGACACCGAGCGCGGCCTGCTGACGCCGGTCATCCGCAACGCGTCCGACCTCGACATCGCCCAGCTCGCGGCAGAGATCGCGGACCTCGCCGGCCGCACGCGCGACAACCGCCTGAAGCCGGACGAGCTCGCCGGCGGCACGTTCACGCTGACCAACACCGGTTCGCGCGGCGCGCTGTTCGACACTCCCCTGGTCTTCCTCCCGCAGGTCGCCATCCTCGGCACCGGCATCGTGACGAAGAAGCCGGTCGTCGTCTCGGCCGACGGCAGCGACTCGATCGCCATCCGCTCGACCGTCTACCTCGCCCTGTCGTACGACCACCGGATCGTCGACGGCGCGGACGCGGCGCGCTTCCTCGTCGCGGTCAAGAACCGCCTCGAGGGCGGCGACTTCGAGGGCAGCCTCGGCATCTGA
- the lipB gene encoding lipoyl(octanoyl) transferase LipB has product MITYDVTGLGPSTVPYDVALRQQRAIHADVVAGRATDTVLLLEHDSVYTAGKRTDDDERPTDGTPVIDVDRGGKITWHGPGQLVGYPLLRLEEPIDVVGYVRRLESVLIAVLAELGVPGERVDGRSGVWLRGHTGAPDEKIAAIGIRVAEGVTMHGFALNCSNALDPYEHIVACGIRDAGVTTISRVLGRTVTPSEVAPLVQAAFDREFDREPDVAAVRASAAERTETAA; this is encoded by the coding sequence ATGATCACCTACGACGTGACGGGGCTCGGTCCCTCCACCGTTCCGTACGACGTGGCTCTCCGACAGCAGCGTGCGATCCACGCGGATGTCGTCGCCGGCCGCGCGACGGACACCGTCCTCCTCCTCGAACACGACTCCGTCTACACCGCAGGCAAGCGCACCGACGACGACGAACGACCGACCGACGGCACGCCCGTGATCGACGTGGACCGCGGCGGCAAGATCACCTGGCACGGCCCGGGCCAGCTCGTCGGCTATCCGCTCCTGCGCCTGGAGGAGCCGATCGACGTCGTCGGCTACGTGCGCCGGCTGGAGTCCGTGCTCATCGCGGTGCTCGCCGAGCTCGGCGTGCCCGGCGAACGCGTCGACGGCCGCTCGGGGGTCTGGCTGCGCGGCCACACCGGCGCTCCGGACGAGAAGATCGCCGCGATCGGGATCCGCGTCGCCGAGGGCGTGACCATGCACGGCTTCGCCCTGAACTGCTCGAACGCGCTCGACCCCTATGAGCACATCGTCGCGTGCGGCATCCGCGACGCGGGTGTCACGACGATCTCGCGCGTCCTCGGGCGCACGGTGACGCCGAGCGAGGTCGCGCCGCTGGTGCAGGCGGCCTTCGATCGTGAGTTCGACCGCGAACCCGACGTCGCCGCCGTGCGGGCGTCCGCCGCCGAGCGCACGGAGACCGCCGCGTGA
- the lipA gene encoding lipoyl synthase yields the protein MSAAPEGRRMLRLEVRNAQTPIERKPEWIKTRAKMGPEYRQLHGLVKSEELHTVCQEAGCPNIYECWEDREATFLIGGSQCTRRCDFCQIDTGKPAEFDRDEPRRVAESVARMGLRYSTVTGVARDDLPDEGSWLYAETIREIHRQSPGTGVEILVPDFSGNPDHLGEVFSARPEVFAHNVETVPRIFKRIRPAFRYDRSLDVLTQGRAAGLITKSNLILGMGEERAEVSQALRDLHDAGTDIITITQYLRPSPRHLPVARWVHPDEFVELKAEAEEIGFLGVLAGPLVRSSYRAGRLWAQSMRAKGREIPAELRPLVDASLGFAQAVS from the coding sequence GTGAGCGCCGCACCCGAGGGGCGCCGGATGCTGCGCCTCGAGGTCCGCAACGCCCAGACGCCGATCGAGCGCAAACCCGAGTGGATCAAGACGCGCGCGAAGATGGGCCCCGAATACCGGCAGCTGCACGGCCTGGTGAAGTCCGAGGAGCTGCACACCGTCTGCCAGGAGGCCGGCTGCCCGAACATCTACGAGTGCTGGGAGGACAGGGAGGCCACGTTCCTCATCGGGGGCTCGCAGTGCACCAGGCGCTGCGACTTCTGCCAGATCGACACCGGCAAGCCCGCCGAGTTCGACAGGGACGAACCGCGCAGGGTCGCCGAGTCGGTGGCGCGGATGGGGCTGCGCTACTCCACCGTCACCGGCGTCGCCCGCGACGACCTCCCCGACGAGGGCTCGTGGCTGTACGCCGAAACCATCCGCGAAATCCATCGGCAGAGCCCCGGCACCGGCGTCGAGATCCTGGTGCCCGACTTCTCCGGCAACCCGGACCACCTCGGCGAGGTCTTCTCCGCGCGCCCGGAGGTGTTCGCCCACAACGTCGAGACCGTCCCGCGCATCTTCAAGCGCATCCGCCCGGCCTTCCGCTACGACCGCTCGCTGGATGTGCTCACCCAGGGACGCGCCGCCGGCCTGATCACGAAGTCGAACCTCATCCTCGGGATGGGCGAGGAGCGCGCCGAGGTCAGCCAGGCCCTGCGCGACCTGCACGACGCCGGGACCGACATCATCACGATCACCCAGTACCTGCGGCCGAGCCCTCGCCACCTCCCGGTCGCACGCTGGGTGCATCCGGACGAGTTCGTCGAGCTGAAGGCCGAGGCGGAGGAGATCGGCTTCCTCGGCGTGCTGGCCGGTCCCCTGGTGCGCTCGTCGTACCGCGCCGGGCGCCTGTGGGCGCAGTCGATGCGCGCCAAGGGCCGCGAGATCCCGGCCGAGCTGCGGCCGCTGGTCGACGCCTCGCTCGGCTTCGCACAGGCCGTCTCGTGA
- a CDS encoding DUF4191 domain-containing protein yields the protein MARKDKSTKEPGRLKQMWQVFQMTRRYDDRAVLYIVLGLALPIVVGILLAVFLSGGNVFTMVLWIVAGVFAGVLLALIILGRRAERAAYSQIEGQPGAVGAVLRSSLKRSWRGSEMPVAVNGKTQDAVYRATGRGGVVLISEGPKTRTQRMIDEERRKVTRVLPNVPVTTISVGPDSDSVPLHKVPRTLAKIKPTLTKAEVLAISNRLQSLENSMPIPKGIDPMKVRAQRAR from the coding sequence ATGGCACGTAAGGACAAGTCCACCAAGGAGCCCGGCCGTCTGAAGCAGATGTGGCAGGTCTTCCAGATGACCCGTCGCTACGACGACCGCGCGGTCCTCTACATCGTCCTCGGACTCGCCCTTCCGATCGTGGTCGGCATCCTGCTGGCGGTGTTCCTCTCCGGCGGCAACGTCTTCACGATGGTGCTCTGGATCGTCGCCGGCGTGTTCGCCGGCGTGCTGCTGGCACTGATCATCCTGGGTCGCCGGGCCGAGCGTGCCGCGTACTCGCAGATCGAGGGGCAGCCGGGCGCCGTCGGCGCCGTGCTGCGCAGCTCGCTGAAGCGCAGCTGGCGCGGCTCCGAGATGCCCGTCGCCGTCAACGGCAAGACGCAGGACGCGGTCTACCGTGCCACCGGCCGCGGCGGCGTCGTGCTCATCAGCGAGGGTCCGAAGACCCGCACCCAGCGCATGATCGACGAGGAGCGCCGCAAGGTGACGCGCGTGCTCCCGAACGTGCCCGTGACCACCATCTCGGTCGGTCCGGACTCCGACTCGGTGCCGCTGCACAAGGTCCCCCGCACGCTCGCCAAGATCAAGCCGACGCTGACCAAGGCCGAGGTGCTCGCGATCAGCAACCGCCTCCAGTCGCTGGAGAACTCCATGCCGATCCCGAAGGGCATCGACCCCATGAAGGTGCGCGCGCAGCGCGCCCGCTGA
- a CDS encoding GNAT family N-acetyltransferase codes for MRALLLRPASAADADAVADVFLAARAGMTYLPALHTEEETRSWIAGVVLPGCSVTVAIEGTAVLGFSALDGDWLEHLYVRPDAHGRGIGTRLLAEAKATGPGELNLHTFQRNARARRFYERNGFAIVALSDGTANEEREPDIHYRWTRDA; via the coding sequence ATGCGGGCGCTCCTGCTGCGTCCCGCGTCCGCGGCGGACGCCGACGCCGTCGCCGACGTCTTCCTCGCCGCCCGGGCGGGGATGACGTATCTGCCCGCGCTGCACACCGAGGAGGAGACGCGATCCTGGATCGCGGGCGTCGTGCTGCCCGGGTGCTCGGTGACGGTGGCGATCGAGGGGACCGCGGTGCTGGGGTTCTCCGCGCTGGACGGCGATTGGCTCGAGCACCTGTACGTGCGCCCCGACGCGCACGGCCGGGGGATCGGGACGCGTCTGCTGGCGGAGGCGAAGGCGACGGGCCCGGGGGAGCTGAACCTGCACACGTTCCAGCGGAACGCGCGGGCGCGGCGGTTCTACGAGCGCAACGGCTTCGCGATCGTGGCGCTCAGCGACGGCACGGCCAACGAGGAACGCGAGCCGGACATCCACTACCGGTGGACGCGCGACGCGTGA
- a CDS encoding RDD family protein, giving the protein MPQNPSQRPRDIAPSRYPGERLGLPEAGPRSVGRAGRRIGAIVVDWAIASLISFAFFHYDPWANIGIFALMQVVFIPTIGGSIGHRIFGMRVVAIRGGWVGVWRPIVRTVLLCVVIPALVWDSDQRGFHDKVAGTVLIRG; this is encoded by the coding sequence GTGCCCCAGAACCCCTCTCAGCGCCCCCGCGACATCGCGCCCAGCCGCTATCCCGGGGAGCGTCTCGGGCTCCCGGAGGCAGGCCCGCGGTCGGTGGGACGAGCTGGTCGCCGCATCGGCGCGATCGTCGTCGACTGGGCGATCGCGTCCCTGATCTCGTTCGCGTTCTTCCACTACGACCCGTGGGCGAACATCGGGATCTTCGCGCTGATGCAGGTCGTGTTCATCCCGACCATCGGCGGCAGCATCGGGCACCGGATCTTCGGGATGCGGGTCGTCGCCATCCGCGGCGGCTGGGTCGGCGTGTGGCGGCCGATCGTCCGCACGGTGCTGCTGTGCGTCGTGATCCCGGCTCTCGTCTGGGACTCCGACCAGCGCGGCTTCCACGACAAGGTGGCCGGCACCGTCCTCATCCGCGGCTGA
- the glnA gene encoding type I glutamate--ammonia ligase, translated as MFRDSSEVLKFIKDTDVKFLDIRFTDLPGVQQHFNIPASTVDEEFFSVGQLFDGSSIRGFASIHESDMQLIPDVSTAYIDPFRVERTLIMVFDIYNPRNGEIYAKDPRQVAKKAEKYLASTGIADTAFFAPEAEFYIFDDVRYEVNQHSSFYAVDSEEGAWNTGRTEEGGNLGNKTPYKGGYFPVSPVDKQADLRDDISLKLIDAGLVLERAHHEVGTGGQAEINYRFDTMVHAADDLLKFKYIVKNTAEQWGKTATFMPKPLFGDNGSGMHTHQSLWNDGKPLFYDESGYGGLSDIARWYIGGLLKHAPAVLAFTNPTVNSFHRLVPGFEAPVNLVYSAGNRSASIRIPITGTNPKAKRIEFRAPDASGNPYLAFAAQLMAGLDGIKNRIEPHEPVDKDLYELPPEEAKNIPQVPASLGEALDALEADHDFLTAGGVFTPELIETWIEYKREKEIKPLAQRPHPFEYELYYGV; from the coding sequence ATGTTCCGCGATTCTTCCGAGGTGCTCAAGTTCATCAAGGACACGGACGTCAAGTTCCTTGATATCCGCTTCACCGACCTGCCCGGTGTGCAGCAGCACTTCAACATCCCCGCCTCGACCGTCGACGAGGAGTTCTTCTCCGTCGGTCAGCTCTTCGACGGCTCCTCGATCCGCGGCTTCGCGTCGATCCACGAGTCGGACATGCAGCTCATCCCCGATGTGTCGACCGCGTACATCGACCCGTTCCGCGTCGAGCGGACGCTGATCATGGTGTTCGACATCTACAACCCGCGCAACGGCGAGATCTACGCGAAGGACCCGCGTCAGGTCGCCAAGAAGGCGGAGAAGTACCTCGCCTCCACCGGCATCGCGGACACCGCGTTCTTCGCCCCCGAGGCCGAGTTCTACATCTTCGACGACGTCCGCTACGAGGTGAACCAGCACTCGAGCTTCTACGCGGTGGACTCCGAGGAGGGCGCCTGGAACACCGGCCGCACGGAAGAGGGCGGCAATCTGGGCAACAAGACGCCGTACAAGGGCGGCTACTTCCCGGTCAGCCCGGTCGACAAGCAGGCCGACCTGCGCGACGACATCTCGCTGAAGCTGATCGACGCCGGCCTCGTCCTGGAGCGCGCGCACCACGAGGTGGGCACCGGCGGCCAGGCGGAGATCAACTACCGCTTCGACACCATGGTCCACGCGGCGGACGACCTCCTCAAGTTCAAGTACATCGTCAAGAACACGGCCGAGCAGTGGGGCAAGACCGCCACGTTCATGCCGAAGCCGCTCTTCGGCGACAACGGCTCCGGCATGCACACCCACCAGTCGCTGTGGAACGACGGCAAGCCGCTGTTCTACGACGAGTCCGGCTACGGCGGCCTCTCCGACATCGCCCGCTGGTACATCGGCGGACTGCTCAAGCACGCCCCCGCCGTGCTGGCCTTCACGAACCCGACGGTGAACTCGTTCCACCGCCTAGTCCCGGGCTTCGAGGCCCCGGTCAACCTGGTCTACTCGGCCGGTAACCGCTCGGCGTCGATCCGCATCCCGATCACGGGCACCAACCCGAAGGCCAAGCGCATCGAGTTCCGCGCTCCTGACGCCTCGGGCAACCCGTACCTCGCGTTCGCCGCCCAGCTGATGGCGGGCCTCGACGGCATCAAGAACCGCATCGAGCCGCACGAGCCTGTCGACAAGGACCTCTACGAGCTGCCGCCCGAGGAGGCCAAGAACATCCCCCAGGTGCCGGCGTCGCTCGGCGAGGCCCTCGACGCGCTCGAGGCGGACCACGACTTCCTCACCGCGGGCGGCGTGTTCACCCCCGAGCTGATCGAGACCTGGATCGAGTACAAGCGCGAGAAGGAGATCAAGCCGCTCGCGCAGCGTCCGCACCCCTTCGAGTACGAGCTGTACTACGGGGTCTGA
- a CDS encoding YciI family protein, producing the protein MKYMLIMRGTDAAKAAYEEMDFNEVITKMGQYNEQLISAGVLLAGEGLSDDVATTGFVVDFSSTPPAVTDGPYGETHELFNGFWIIEVSSKEEAAEWAARCPLGPGSKLEVRRVTDESDFAAFADNEYLQKEAEWRAAADKA; encoded by the coding sequence ATGAAGTACATGCTGATCATGCGAGGCACCGACGCCGCCAAGGCCGCTTACGAGGAGATGGACTTCAACGAGGTCATCACGAAGATGGGCCAGTACAACGAGCAGCTCATCTCGGCCGGCGTGCTGCTGGCCGGCGAAGGACTGTCGGACGACGTCGCGACCACCGGGTTCGTCGTCGACTTCTCCAGCACGCCCCCTGCGGTGACGGACGGCCCCTACGGTGAGACCCACGAGCTGTTCAACGGTTTCTGGATCATCGAGGTCAGCTCGAAGGAGGAGGCCGCGGAGTGGGCGGCGCGCTGCCCGCTCGGCCCCGGATCCAAGCTGGAGGTGCGCCGGGTTACCGACGAGAGCGACTTCGCGGCGTTCGCCGACAACGAGTACCTCCAGAAGGAGGCCGAGTGGCGCGCGGCCGCCGACAAGGCCTGA
- a CDS encoding RNA polymerase sigma factor, producing the protein MNGIPARVDAVWRIDGARVVATLAKLTGDVGLAEDLAQEAVVEALRQWPRDGVPENPGGWLTAVAKRRAIDHWRRREGLDDRYRAIAQTLEESAEAAWEPIDDDVLRLVFTACHPVLSREAQVALTLRIVAGLSTEEIARMYFVPVATVQQRIVRAKKTIQAAKVPFATPEPSEWKGRLAGVLGVVYLVFTEGYAATTGREWMRPELANEALRLGRMLAALLPREPEVHGLVALMELQAARFAARTRGDGTPVLLADQDRTRWDRGQIGRGRAALHRSDELGRGRGPYALQAAIAECHAVAPSAEETDWARIVLLYEALGTLAPNPVVELNRAAAVSMATGPASALRIVDELVAQGALRGSHLLPSVRGELLAQLGRTQEAVSELSAAAALAGNDRERDVLLGKAARLRDGRADPAPGDDARHVS; encoded by the coding sequence ATGAACGGGATCCCGGCGCGGGTCGACGCCGTCTGGCGCATCGACGGCGCACGCGTCGTCGCGACGCTCGCGAAGCTGACCGGCGACGTCGGCCTCGCCGAGGATCTCGCCCAGGAGGCGGTCGTCGAGGCTCTCCGGCAGTGGCCGCGCGACGGCGTGCCGGAGAACCCGGGCGGCTGGCTCACCGCGGTCGCCAAGCGGCGCGCGATCGACCACTGGCGGCGACGCGAGGGGCTGGACGACCGTTACCGCGCGATCGCGCAGACGCTGGAGGAGTCGGCCGAGGCGGCGTGGGAGCCGATCGACGACGACGTGCTCCGGCTGGTCTTCACCGCGTGCCATCCGGTGCTGTCCCGGGAGGCGCAGGTTGCGCTCACGCTGCGGATCGTCGCCGGCCTCAGCACCGAGGAGATCGCGCGGATGTACTTCGTGCCGGTCGCCACGGTGCAGCAGCGGATCGTGCGGGCCAAGAAGACCATCCAGGCCGCAAAGGTGCCGTTCGCGACGCCGGAGCCGTCCGAGTGGAAGGGTCGGCTCGCCGGAGTGCTCGGCGTCGTCTACCTGGTGTTCACCGAGGGCTACGCAGCGACGACCGGGCGCGAGTGGATGCGTCCCGAGCTCGCCAACGAGGCGCTCCGGCTGGGCAGGATGCTCGCGGCGCTGCTCCCCCGCGAGCCGGAGGTGCACGGGCTCGTCGCCCTGATGGAGCTGCAGGCCGCGCGGTTCGCGGCCCGCACGCGCGGAGACGGGACGCCCGTCCTGCTCGCCGACCAGGACCGCACCCGCTGGGACCGCGGCCAGATCGGGCGCGGCAGGGCGGCGCTCCACCGTTCGGACGAGCTCGGCCGCGGGCGCGGGCCGTACGCCCTGCAGGCGGCCATCGCCGAATGCCACGCAGTCGCACCCAGCGCGGAGGAGACCGACTGGGCGCGCATCGTGCTGCTCTACGAGGCGCTCGGGACGCTGGCGCCCAATCCGGTCGTCGAGCTGAACCGCGCCGCCGCGGTGTCGATGGCCACCGGGCCGGCGAGCGCGCTGCGGATCGTCGACGAGCTGGTTGCGCAGGGCGCGCTCCGAGGCTCGCATCTTCTGCCGAGCGTGCGCGGCGAACTGCTGGCCCAGCTGGGACGCACACAGGAGGCGGTCTCCGAGCTCAGCGCGGCGGCGGCCCTCGCGGGCAACGACCGGGAGCGCGATGTGCTCCTCGGGAAAGCCGCGCGGCTGCGGGACGGGAGAGCGGACCCGGCGCCCGGAGACGACGCCCGTCATGTTTCGTAG
- a CDS encoding dicarboxylate/amino acid:cation symporter translates to MSSSPTSSPSPSSSTTARSTPAAARPKKPWWRSFGVQVTAALVLGVVVGVIARQLGTSGPDAAPNGLTATLDTIGGAYVSLLKAAVVPLVFLAIVSSIGNLRRVSNAARLAGRTLFWFAVTALIAVSIGIVLGLVIQPGSRASHGELAAADPGVTATWWNFLIGLVPGNFAGAQVSTKVTLVDGAATATSAVSFNVLQVIVVAAAIGIAALKVGRKAEPFLTFTDSALKIVQRVLWWIIRLAPLGTFALIANAVATYGWTTIGSLAWFVAAIYIGLALVLFVVYPILIRSNGLSIRQYFSGVWPAVQLGFVSRSSIGTLPLTQRVVERNLGVPQSYASFAAPLGATTKMDGCAAIYPAIAAIFVAQFYGIHLDIWQYVLIIVVSVVGSAATAGTTGAIVMLTLTLSTLGLPLDGVGLLLAVDAILDMGRTAVNVAGQALVPTIVAKREGILDLDLYNAPRTGDAFRDDDETDETDETGEPSAAAQESGREPVGARG, encoded by the coding sequence ATGAGCTCTTCCCCGACATCCTCACCATCACCGTCGTCATCCACCACCGCGCGGAGCACACCCGCTGCGGCTCGCCCGAAGAAGCCGTGGTGGCGCTCCTTCGGTGTCCAGGTCACCGCGGCCCTGGTCCTCGGCGTCGTCGTCGGCGTGATCGCGCGCCAGCTCGGCACCAGCGGGCCGGACGCCGCCCCCAACGGCCTCACCGCGACGCTCGACACGATCGGCGGCGCCTACGTGTCGCTGCTGAAGGCCGCGGTGGTCCCGCTGGTCTTCCTCGCGATCGTCTCCAGCATCGGCAACCTGCGCCGCGTGTCCAACGCCGCCCGCCTGGCCGGACGCACCCTGTTCTGGTTCGCGGTCACCGCGCTGATCGCCGTCAGCATCGGCATCGTGCTCGGCCTCGTCATCCAGCCGGGCAGCCGCGCTAGCCACGGCGAGCTCGCCGCCGCGGACCCGGGCGTCACCGCGACCTGGTGGAACTTCCTGATCGGCCTCGTCCCGGGGAACTTCGCGGGCGCACAGGTCAGCACCAAGGTCACGCTGGTCGACGGCGCGGCGACCGCGACGTCGGCGGTCAGCTTCAACGTGCTGCAGGTGATCGTCGTCGCGGCCGCGATCGGCATCGCCGCGCTCAAGGTGGGCAGGAAGGCGGAGCCGTTCCTGACCTTCACGGACTCGGCGCTCAAGATCGTGCAGCGGGTGCTCTGGTGGATCATCCGGCTGGCGCCGCTCGGCACGTTCGCGCTGATCGCGAACGCCGTCGCCACCTACGGCTGGACCACGATCGGCTCGCTCGCCTGGTTCGTCGCCGCGATCTACATCGGCCTCGCGCTGGTGCTGTTCGTCGTCTACCCCATCCTGATCCGCTCCAACGGCCTCTCGATCCGCCAGTACTTCTCCGGTGTCTGGCCGGCGGTCCAGCTCGGCTTCGTGAGCCGCTCCTCCATCGGGACACTGCCACTCACCCAGCGGGTGGTCGAGCGCAACCTGGGTGTTCCGCAGTCGTACGCGTCGTTCGCCGCGCCGCTCGGCGCCACCACGAAGATGGACGGCTGCGCCGCGATCTACCCCGCCATCGCCGCGATCTTCGTCGCGCAGTTCTACGGCATCCACCTGGACATCTGGCAGTACGTGCTGATCATCGTCGTCTCGGTAGTCGGCTCGGCCGCGACGGCGGGGACCACCGGAGCGATCGTCATGCTGACGCTCACGCTCTCGACGCTCGGCCTGCCGCTCGACGGCGTCGGCCTGCTGCTGGCGGTGGACGCGATCCTCGACATGGGCCGCACCGCGGTCAACGTGGCCGGGCAGGCGCTCGTGCCGACGATCGTCGCCAAGCGCGAGGGCATCCTCGACCTCGACCTCTACAACGCGCCGCGCACCGGCGACGCGTTCCGGGACGACGACGAGACGGACGAGACGGACGAGACGGGCGAGCCATCGGCCGCCGCGCAGGAATCCGGCCGCGAACCCGTCGGCGCCCGCGGCTGA